GATGTCCTGCGTCATCCTGGTGGCCGCGACGGGCGCAATCGCGTTGGCGTGGATGTTGTATTTGGCGCCTTCGAGCGCCAGGGTGTTGATCAGGCCGACCAGGCCGAGCTTGGCCGCCCCGTAGTTGGTCTGCCCGAAGTTGCCGAACAGCCCGCTGGTCGAGGTGGCAACGACCACCCGGCCGTAGCTCTGCTCGCGGAAGTGCGGCCAGGCCGCCCGCAGAACGTTGTAGCCGCCGTAGAGGTGCACCTTGAGCACGGCGTCCCAATTCTCGAACGACATCTTGTGGAAGGTGCCGTCCCGCAGAATCCCGGCGTTGCTCACCACGCCGTGCACAGCCCCGAACTCGTCGAGCGCGGTCTTGATGATGTTGGCCGCACCGTCGGGCTCAGCGACGCTGTCGTAGTTGGCGACCGCGCGTCCGCCGGCATCTTTGATTTCTGCCACGACCTGGTCGGCCATCGAATGTCCGGCGCCCGTGCCGTCGCGGGCCCCACCGAGGTCGTTGACGACGACGCTGGCACCTTCGCGCGCAAGGGTCAGGGCGTATTCGCGGCCCAGCCCCCCACCGGCTCCGGTAACGACGATGACACGATCCTGCACTCCCGGCATGAGCTTCCTTTCTCGGTGTGATTACGCGCCGTCAGAACAGCCTGCGCGCCAACTTCCACGCCTTCTCTGTATACGGCGGGTAGATGAAGCTCGATAAGTCGGGTCGGGTGGGCTTGGTGAGCACCGACTTGCGGTGGCTGAATTCCTCGAAGCCCCAGCGGCCGTGGTATGCGCCCATTCCCGACGCGCCGACCCCACCGAACGGCAGCTTAGCCGTCGACACCTGGAACGCGAGGTGGTTGACGAGCATACCCCCCGCGGGCACCTCCTTGATGACCCGCTCGCGCACGGCGCGGGTCTTGGTGAACAGATACGCCGACAGCGGCTTGGGCCGCGAGTTGACAAAACGTATTGCGTCATCGAGGGATTCGACGGTGATCACCGGCAGGATCGGACCGAAGATCTCGTTGGTCATCAGCGGTTCTGCGGGGTCCGGGTCGACCACCACCGTCGGCTGGATGCGTAGATCCGCAGCGTCGAACGTACCTCCCACCGCTACCGTGCCCTTGGTGTTGGACAGATACCCGGTGAGCCGGTCGAATTGGCGTTGGTTGACGATGCGCATTCCGGCCGGCTCGTCGGCCGCGAACGCGGTGACGGCTTCACCAATCTTGGTGACGAGCTCGTCGCGGATTTTCGCCTCGGCCAACACATAATCGGGTGCGACGCAGGTTTGGCCCGCGTTGAGCAGTTTGATCCAGGCGATCCGCTTGGCCGCGACGTCCACGTCGGCATCGGCGGCGACGATCACCGGGCTCTTGCCGCCCAGCTCCAGCGTCACCGGCGTCAGATGTGGCGCCGCCGCCTCATATACCTTGCGGCCGATCTCGGTGCCGCCGGTGAACAGCACCCGGTCGAACCCTTGCGCGAGCAGTTGCTGGCTGACCGCCGCGTCGCCTTCGATCACCGCGATCGCGTCGGGGTCGAGGTACTGCGGCACCAACTCGGCCATCAGCCGTG
This Mycobacterium xenopi DNA region includes the following protein-coding sequences:
- a CDS encoding SDR family oxidoreductase; its protein translation is MPGVQDRVIVVTGAGGGLGREYALTLAREGASVVVNDLGGARDGTGAGHSMADQVVAEIKDAGGRAVANYDSVAEPDGAANIIKTALDEFGAVHGVVSNAGILRDGTFHKMSFENWDAVLKVHLYGGYNVLRAAWPHFREQSYGRVVVATSTSGLFGNFGQTNYGAAKLGLVGLINTLALEGAKYNIHANAIAPVAATRMTQDILPPEVLEKLKPEFVAPVVAYLCTEESSDNGSVFVVGGGKVQRVALFENEGVNFDNPPSVDEVAAKWAQITDLSGAKQASFSIR
- a CDS encoding aldehyde dehydrogenase family protein, with product MPTHAAADTTAADTAAPVAAEIQKTVDRLRKTFATGRTRGLQWRRTQLRALEKMMAENEAKIAEALQADLCRKPFEAWLADTATTAAEARYAAKHVKKWMRRRYHLLELAQLPGRGWVEYEPYGTVLIIGAWNYPFYLTLGPAVGAIAAGNAVVLKPSEIAAASSRLMAELVPQYLDPDAIAVIEGDAAVSQQLLAQGFDRVLFTGGTEIGRKVYEAAAPHLTPVTLELGGKSPVIVAADADVDVAAKRIAWIKLLNAGQTCVAPDYVLAEAKIRDELVTKIGEAVTAFAADEPAGMRIVNQRQFDRLTGYLSNTKGTVAVGGTFDAADLRIQPTVVVDPDPAEPLMTNEIFGPILPVITVESLDDAIRFVNSRPKPLSAYLFTKTRAVRERVIKEVPAGGMLVNHLAFQVSTAKLPFGGVGASGMGAYHGRWGFEEFSHRKSVLTKPTRPDLSSFIYPPYTEKAWKLARRLF